A single region of the Ictalurus punctatus breed USDA103 chromosome 17, Coco_2.0, whole genome shotgun sequence genome encodes:
- the rap1gap2a gene encoding rap1 GTPase-activating protein 2a isoform X2, with protein sequence MSESNVQSKKAGIRAAVILIGLLHKSRRHKEREREREREREREKERKQELLTISNVPLGECPPSPPRTAPPTMKSAEFFDMLERMQDDYIPYPRIEDVLEKGGPYPQVILPQFGGYWIEDAEAPLGTPTSSDSSFCDEEENEGTGLGGEGGGGGLGYRLESNSTARAYRKHFLGREHMNYYCTGSSLGNLIMSLKHEEDEGQEFLRIMLRSKTKTLHDKIPLEGLHQLPSVPQIAKLLCDDVTGLKFNPVLYPRASQLIVGFDEHEVNNTFKFGVIYQKFGQTSEEELFGNNEETPAFAEFLSVLGDNIELQDFKGFRGGLDVSHGQTGTQSVYTVFRNREIMFHVSTKLPFTEGDVQQLQRKRHIGNDIVAAVFQEEPTPFVPDMIASNFLHAYVLVQAENPCTDHTTYKVSVTAREDVPPFGPPLPNRAVFKKGPEFREFLLTKLINAENACYKSDKFAKLEGRTRAALLDNLHDELHRQTQATMGVGSVTGEDKLENGGHGGLLESFKRAMRVRSHSMETMVGSHKHKAAGGGVPSSMSGGGLPQCSAECTKSTFTPPVLSAKSPMKSPVKRRSGLFPRLHSSTESPTERHPPRSDHKTADVFPHSQEVRSETSSNPSSPEICPNKERPFVKLKECSSRSNISRSSSSTSSFSSTAGEGDGLEELDMGH encoded by the exons gaaACAAGAGCTGCTGACCATCTCAAACGTTCCTCTGGGAGAATGTCCACCATCACCGCCACGCACTGCACCACCCACTATGAAG TCTGCCGAGTTTTTCGACATGCTGGAGAGGATGCAG GACGACTACATCCCATACCCCCGGATCGAGGAT GTGCTGGAAAAGGGCGGACCGTACCCTCAAGTGATCCTACCCCAGTTCGGAGGTTACTGGATCGAGGACGCAGAGGCTCCTCTGGGCACCCCGACATCCTCAGACAGTAGCTTCTGTGACGAAGAGGAGAACGAAGGCACCGGACtcggaggagaaggaggaggaggaggcctTGGATACAGACTGGAGAGCAACAGCACGGCGCGAGCGTACCGAAAACACTTTCTCGGAAGA gagCACATGAACTATTATTGCACAGGCAGTAGTTTGGGAAACCTCATTATGTCTTTAAAGCATGAGGAGGATGAAGGTCAGGAATTCCTTCGTATTATGCTcag GTCAAAGACAAAGACACTCCATGACAAGATTCCACTGGAGGGACTGCACCAGCTGCCCAGTGTTCCTCAGATTGCCAAG ctgctttgtgatgatgtcacaggtCTGAAGTTTAATCCCGTCCTTTACCCGAGG GCCTCTCAGCTGATAGTCGGCTTCGACGAGCACGAAGTCAATAACACCTTCAAGTTCGGGGTCATATATCAGAAGTTTGGGCAG ACGTCTGAAGAAGAGTTATTTGGGAATAACGAAGAGACGCCGGCATTTGCCGAATTTCTCAGTGTGTTGGGAGACAACATAGAGCTGCAGGATTTTAAAGG GTTCCGTGGTGGTCTAGACGTGTCTCATGGACAAACAGGAACTCAGTCAGTCTACACTGTTTTCCGAAACCGAGAAATCATGTTCCACGTCTCGACGAAACTTCCCTTCACAGAGGGAGACGTACAGCAG CTGCAGAGGAAGAGACACATCGGGAACGACATCGTTGCTGCGGTTTTCCAGGAAGAACCCACTCCGTTTGTACCTGACATGATCGCGTCTAACTTCCTCCATGCCTATGTGTTAGTGCAGGCTGAAAACCCCTGTACTGATCACACCACCTACAAG GTTTCTGTCACGGCTCGAGAAGACGTCCCGCCGTTCGGCCCACCTCTACCAAACCGTGCCGTTTTTAAAAAG GGTCCCGAGTTCCGTGAATTTCTGCTCACAAAACTGATCAATGCTGAGAACGCTTGCTACAAGTCTGACAAGTTTGCCAAGCTGGAG ggaagGACGCGAGCGGCGCTCCTGGATAATCTGCATGATGAGCTGCACAGACAGACCCAGGCCACGATGGGGGTGGGTTCAGTCACAGGGGAGGACAAACTGGAGAACGGAGGCCATGGAGGTCTGCTGGAGTCCTTCAAG AGGGCCATGCGGGTGAGGAGTCACTCCATGGAGACGATGGTGGGTTCTCACAAACACAAAGCTGCAGGAGGAGGTGTGCCATCCAGTATGAGTGGAGGAGGGCTACCGCAGTGCAGTGCTGAGTGCACAAAGAGTACCTTTACG CCTCCAGTGCTGTCGGCCAAGTCTCCTATGAAAAGTCCGGTAAAACGACGTTCAGGCCTGTTTCCCAGGCTACACTCGAGCACAGAGAGCCCTACCGAGAGACATCCACCCCGCAG TGATCACAAAACAGCAGATGTATTTCCACACTCGCAGGAAGTACGGTCGGAGACGTCGTCTAATCCAAGCTCACCAGAAATCTGCCCAAACAAGGAAAG GCCATTTGTGAAGCTGAAGGAGTGCAGCAGCCGAAGCAACATCTCCCGCTCGTCCTCCAGCACCAGCAGCTTTAGCAGCACAGCTGGAGAGGGAGATGGTCTGGAGGAGCTTGACATG GGGCATTGA
- the rap1gap2a gene encoding rap1 GTPase-activating protein 2a isoform X7: MAGSDRESAEFFDMLERMQDDYIPYPRIEDVLEKGGPYPQVILPQFGGYWIEDAEAPLGTPTSSDSSFCDEEENEGTGLGGEGGGGGLGYRLESNSTARAYRKHFLGREHMNYYCTGSSLGNLIMSLKHEEDEGQEFLRIMLRSKTKTLHDKIPLEGLHQLPSVPQIAKLLCDDVTGLKFNPVLYPRASQLIVGFDEHEVNNTFKFGVIYQKFGQTSEEELFGNNEETPAFAEFLSVLGDNIELQDFKGFRGGLDVSHGQTGTQSVYTVFRNREIMFHVSTKLPFTEGDVQQLQRKRHIGNDIVAAVFQEEPTPFVPDMIASNFLHAYVLVQAENPCTDHTTYKVSVTAREDVPPFGPPLPNRAVFKKGPEFREFLLTKLINAENACYKSDKFAKLEGRTRAALLDNLHDELHRQTQATMGVGSVTGEDKLENGGHGGLLESFKRAMRVRSHSMETMVGSHKHKAAGGGVPSSMSGGGLPQCSAECTKSTFTPPVLSAKSPMKSPVKRRSGLFPRLHSSTESPTERHPPRSDHKTADVFPHSQEVRSETSSNPSSPEICPNKERPFVKLKECSSRSNISRSSSSTSSFSSTAGEGDGLEELDMTGKVKFHLSQT, encoded by the exons ATGGCCGGCTCTGACAGAGAG TCTGCCGAGTTTTTCGACATGCTGGAGAGGATGCAG GACGACTACATCCCATACCCCCGGATCGAGGAT GTGCTGGAAAAGGGCGGACCGTACCCTCAAGTGATCCTACCCCAGTTCGGAGGTTACTGGATCGAGGACGCAGAGGCTCCTCTGGGCACCCCGACATCCTCAGACAGTAGCTTCTGTGACGAAGAGGAGAACGAAGGCACCGGACtcggaggagaaggaggaggaggaggcctTGGATACAGACTGGAGAGCAACAGCACGGCGCGAGCGTACCGAAAACACTTTCTCGGAAGA gagCACATGAACTATTATTGCACAGGCAGTAGTTTGGGAAACCTCATTATGTCTTTAAAGCATGAGGAGGATGAAGGTCAGGAATTCCTTCGTATTATGCTcag GTCAAAGACAAAGACACTCCATGACAAGATTCCACTGGAGGGACTGCACCAGCTGCCCAGTGTTCCTCAGATTGCCAAG ctgctttgtgatgatgtcacaggtCTGAAGTTTAATCCCGTCCTTTACCCGAGG GCCTCTCAGCTGATAGTCGGCTTCGACGAGCACGAAGTCAATAACACCTTCAAGTTCGGGGTCATATATCAGAAGTTTGGGCAG ACGTCTGAAGAAGAGTTATTTGGGAATAACGAAGAGACGCCGGCATTTGCCGAATTTCTCAGTGTGTTGGGAGACAACATAGAGCTGCAGGATTTTAAAGG GTTCCGTGGTGGTCTAGACGTGTCTCATGGACAAACAGGAACTCAGTCAGTCTACACTGTTTTCCGAAACCGAGAAATCATGTTCCACGTCTCGACGAAACTTCCCTTCACAGAGGGAGACGTACAGCAG CTGCAGAGGAAGAGACACATCGGGAACGACATCGTTGCTGCGGTTTTCCAGGAAGAACCCACTCCGTTTGTACCTGACATGATCGCGTCTAACTTCCTCCATGCCTATGTGTTAGTGCAGGCTGAAAACCCCTGTACTGATCACACCACCTACAAG GTTTCTGTCACGGCTCGAGAAGACGTCCCGCCGTTCGGCCCACCTCTACCAAACCGTGCCGTTTTTAAAAAG GGTCCCGAGTTCCGTGAATTTCTGCTCACAAAACTGATCAATGCTGAGAACGCTTGCTACAAGTCTGACAAGTTTGCCAAGCTGGAG ggaagGACGCGAGCGGCGCTCCTGGATAATCTGCATGATGAGCTGCACAGACAGACCCAGGCCACGATGGGGGTGGGTTCAGTCACAGGGGAGGACAAACTGGAGAACGGAGGCCATGGAGGTCTGCTGGAGTCCTTCAAG AGGGCCATGCGGGTGAGGAGTCACTCCATGGAGACGATGGTGGGTTCTCACAAACACAAAGCTGCAGGAGGAGGTGTGCCATCCAGTATGAGTGGAGGAGGGCTACCGCAGTGCAGTGCTGAGTGCACAAAGAGTACCTTTACG CCTCCAGTGCTGTCGGCCAAGTCTCCTATGAAAAGTCCGGTAAAACGACGTTCAGGCCTGTTTCCCAGGCTACACTCGAGCACAGAGAGCCCTACCGAGAGACATCCACCCCGCAG TGATCACAAAACAGCAGATGTATTTCCACACTCGCAGGAAGTACGGTCGGAGACGTCGTCTAATCCAAGCTCACCAGAAATCTGCCCAAACAAGGAAAG GCCATTTGTGAAGCTGAAGGAGTGCAGCAGCCGAAGCAACATCTCCCGCTCGTCCTCCAGCACCAGCAGCTTTAGCAGCACAGCTGGAGAGGGAGATGGTCTGGAGGAGCTTGACATG acGGGAAAAGTAAAATTTCACCTAAGTCAAACCTGA
- the rap1gap2a gene encoding rap1 GTPase-activating protein 2a isoform X1, producing MSESNVQSKKAGIRAAVILIGLLHKSRRHKEREREREREREREKERKQELLTISNVPLGECPPSPPRTAPPTMKSAEFFDMLERMQDDYIPYPRIEDVLEKGGPYPQVILPQFGGYWIEDAEAPLGTPTSSDSSFCDEEENEGTGLGGEGGGGGLGYRLESNSTARAYRKHFLGREHMNYYCTGSSLGNLIMSLKHEEDEGQEFLRIMLRSKTKTLHDKIPLEGLHQLPSVPQIAKLLCDDVTGLKFNPVLYPRASQLIVGFDEHEVNNTFKFGVIYQKFGQTSEEELFGNNEETPAFAEFLSVLGDNIELQDFKGFRGGLDVSHGQTGTQSVYTVFRNREIMFHVSTKLPFTEGDVQQLQRKRHIGNDIVAAVFQEEPTPFVPDMIASNFLHAYVLVQAENPCTDHTTYKVSVTAREDVPPFGPPLPNRAVFKKGPEFREFLLTKLINAENACYKSDKFAKLEGRTRAALLDNLHDELHRQTQATMGVGSVTGEDKLENGGHGGLLESFKRAMRVRSHSMETMVGSHKHKAAGGGVPSSMSGGGLPQCSAECTKSTFTPPVLSAKSPMKSPVKRRSGLFPRLHSSTESPTERHPPRSDHKTADVFPHSQEVRSETSSNPSSPEICPNKERPFVKLKECSSRSNISRSSSSTSSFSSTAGEGDGLEELDMTGKVKFHLSQT from the exons gaaACAAGAGCTGCTGACCATCTCAAACGTTCCTCTGGGAGAATGTCCACCATCACCGCCACGCACTGCACCACCCACTATGAAG TCTGCCGAGTTTTTCGACATGCTGGAGAGGATGCAG GACGACTACATCCCATACCCCCGGATCGAGGAT GTGCTGGAAAAGGGCGGACCGTACCCTCAAGTGATCCTACCCCAGTTCGGAGGTTACTGGATCGAGGACGCAGAGGCTCCTCTGGGCACCCCGACATCCTCAGACAGTAGCTTCTGTGACGAAGAGGAGAACGAAGGCACCGGACtcggaggagaaggaggaggaggaggcctTGGATACAGACTGGAGAGCAACAGCACGGCGCGAGCGTACCGAAAACACTTTCTCGGAAGA gagCACATGAACTATTATTGCACAGGCAGTAGTTTGGGAAACCTCATTATGTCTTTAAAGCATGAGGAGGATGAAGGTCAGGAATTCCTTCGTATTATGCTcag GTCAAAGACAAAGACACTCCATGACAAGATTCCACTGGAGGGACTGCACCAGCTGCCCAGTGTTCCTCAGATTGCCAAG ctgctttgtgatgatgtcacaggtCTGAAGTTTAATCCCGTCCTTTACCCGAGG GCCTCTCAGCTGATAGTCGGCTTCGACGAGCACGAAGTCAATAACACCTTCAAGTTCGGGGTCATATATCAGAAGTTTGGGCAG ACGTCTGAAGAAGAGTTATTTGGGAATAACGAAGAGACGCCGGCATTTGCCGAATTTCTCAGTGTGTTGGGAGACAACATAGAGCTGCAGGATTTTAAAGG GTTCCGTGGTGGTCTAGACGTGTCTCATGGACAAACAGGAACTCAGTCAGTCTACACTGTTTTCCGAAACCGAGAAATCATGTTCCACGTCTCGACGAAACTTCCCTTCACAGAGGGAGACGTACAGCAG CTGCAGAGGAAGAGACACATCGGGAACGACATCGTTGCTGCGGTTTTCCAGGAAGAACCCACTCCGTTTGTACCTGACATGATCGCGTCTAACTTCCTCCATGCCTATGTGTTAGTGCAGGCTGAAAACCCCTGTACTGATCACACCACCTACAAG GTTTCTGTCACGGCTCGAGAAGACGTCCCGCCGTTCGGCCCACCTCTACCAAACCGTGCCGTTTTTAAAAAG GGTCCCGAGTTCCGTGAATTTCTGCTCACAAAACTGATCAATGCTGAGAACGCTTGCTACAAGTCTGACAAGTTTGCCAAGCTGGAG ggaagGACGCGAGCGGCGCTCCTGGATAATCTGCATGATGAGCTGCACAGACAGACCCAGGCCACGATGGGGGTGGGTTCAGTCACAGGGGAGGACAAACTGGAGAACGGAGGCCATGGAGGTCTGCTGGAGTCCTTCAAG AGGGCCATGCGGGTGAGGAGTCACTCCATGGAGACGATGGTGGGTTCTCACAAACACAAAGCTGCAGGAGGAGGTGTGCCATCCAGTATGAGTGGAGGAGGGCTACCGCAGTGCAGTGCTGAGTGCACAAAGAGTACCTTTACG CCTCCAGTGCTGTCGGCCAAGTCTCCTATGAAAAGTCCGGTAAAACGACGTTCAGGCCTGTTTCCCAGGCTACACTCGAGCACAGAGAGCCCTACCGAGAGACATCCACCCCGCAG TGATCACAAAACAGCAGATGTATTTCCACACTCGCAGGAAGTACGGTCGGAGACGTCGTCTAATCCAAGCTCACCAGAAATCTGCCCAAACAAGGAAAG GCCATTTGTGAAGCTGAAGGAGTGCAGCAGCCGAAGCAACATCTCCCGCTCGTCCTCCAGCACCAGCAGCTTTAGCAGCACAGCTGGAGAGGGAGATGGTCTGGAGGAGCTTGACATG acGGGAAAAGTAAAATTTCACCTAAGTCAAACCTGA
- the rap1gap2a gene encoding rap1 GTPase-activating protein 2a isoform X8 has product MSQSAEFFDMLERMQDDYIPYPRIEDVLEKGGPYPQVILPQFGGYWIEDAEAPLGTPTSSDSSFCDEEENEGTGLGGEGGGGGLGYRLESNSTARAYRKHFLGREHMNYYCTGSSLGNLIMSLKHEEDEGQEFLRIMLRSKTKTLHDKIPLEGLHQLPSVPQIAKLLCDDVTGLKFNPVLYPRASQLIVGFDEHEVNNTFKFGVIYQKFGQTSEEELFGNNEETPAFAEFLSVLGDNIELQDFKGFRGGLDVSHGQTGTQSVYTVFRNREIMFHVSTKLPFTEGDVQQLQRKRHIGNDIVAAVFQEEPTPFVPDMIASNFLHAYVLVQAENPCTDHTTYKVSVTAREDVPPFGPPLPNRAVFKKGPEFREFLLTKLINAENACYKSDKFAKLEGRTRAALLDNLHDELHRQTQATMGVGSVTGEDKLENGGHGGLLESFKRAMRVRSHSMETMVGSHKHKAAGGGVPSSMSGGGLPQCSAECTKSTFTPPVLSAKSPMKSPVKRRSGLFPRLHSSTESPTERHPPRSDHKTADVFPHSQEVRSETSSNPSSPEICPNKERPFVKLKECSSRSNISRSSSSTSSFSSTAGEGDGLEELDMTGKVKFHLSQT; this is encoded by the exons ATGTCTCAG TCTGCCGAGTTTTTCGACATGCTGGAGAGGATGCAG GACGACTACATCCCATACCCCCGGATCGAGGAT GTGCTGGAAAAGGGCGGACCGTACCCTCAAGTGATCCTACCCCAGTTCGGAGGTTACTGGATCGAGGACGCAGAGGCTCCTCTGGGCACCCCGACATCCTCAGACAGTAGCTTCTGTGACGAAGAGGAGAACGAAGGCACCGGACtcggaggagaaggaggaggaggaggcctTGGATACAGACTGGAGAGCAACAGCACGGCGCGAGCGTACCGAAAACACTTTCTCGGAAGA gagCACATGAACTATTATTGCACAGGCAGTAGTTTGGGAAACCTCATTATGTCTTTAAAGCATGAGGAGGATGAAGGTCAGGAATTCCTTCGTATTATGCTcag GTCAAAGACAAAGACACTCCATGACAAGATTCCACTGGAGGGACTGCACCAGCTGCCCAGTGTTCCTCAGATTGCCAAG ctgctttgtgatgatgtcacaggtCTGAAGTTTAATCCCGTCCTTTACCCGAGG GCCTCTCAGCTGATAGTCGGCTTCGACGAGCACGAAGTCAATAACACCTTCAAGTTCGGGGTCATATATCAGAAGTTTGGGCAG ACGTCTGAAGAAGAGTTATTTGGGAATAACGAAGAGACGCCGGCATTTGCCGAATTTCTCAGTGTGTTGGGAGACAACATAGAGCTGCAGGATTTTAAAGG GTTCCGTGGTGGTCTAGACGTGTCTCATGGACAAACAGGAACTCAGTCAGTCTACACTGTTTTCCGAAACCGAGAAATCATGTTCCACGTCTCGACGAAACTTCCCTTCACAGAGGGAGACGTACAGCAG CTGCAGAGGAAGAGACACATCGGGAACGACATCGTTGCTGCGGTTTTCCAGGAAGAACCCACTCCGTTTGTACCTGACATGATCGCGTCTAACTTCCTCCATGCCTATGTGTTAGTGCAGGCTGAAAACCCCTGTACTGATCACACCACCTACAAG GTTTCTGTCACGGCTCGAGAAGACGTCCCGCCGTTCGGCCCACCTCTACCAAACCGTGCCGTTTTTAAAAAG GGTCCCGAGTTCCGTGAATTTCTGCTCACAAAACTGATCAATGCTGAGAACGCTTGCTACAAGTCTGACAAGTTTGCCAAGCTGGAG ggaagGACGCGAGCGGCGCTCCTGGATAATCTGCATGATGAGCTGCACAGACAGACCCAGGCCACGATGGGGGTGGGTTCAGTCACAGGGGAGGACAAACTGGAGAACGGAGGCCATGGAGGTCTGCTGGAGTCCTTCAAG AGGGCCATGCGGGTGAGGAGTCACTCCATGGAGACGATGGTGGGTTCTCACAAACACAAAGCTGCAGGAGGAGGTGTGCCATCCAGTATGAGTGGAGGAGGGCTACCGCAGTGCAGTGCTGAGTGCACAAAGAGTACCTTTACG CCTCCAGTGCTGTCGGCCAAGTCTCCTATGAAAAGTCCGGTAAAACGACGTTCAGGCCTGTTTCCCAGGCTACACTCGAGCACAGAGAGCCCTACCGAGAGACATCCACCCCGCAG TGATCACAAAACAGCAGATGTATTTCCACACTCGCAGGAAGTACGGTCGGAGACGTCGTCTAATCCAAGCTCACCAGAAATCTGCCCAAACAAGGAAAG GCCATTTGTGAAGCTGAAGGAGTGCAGCAGCCGAAGCAACATCTCCCGCTCGTCCTCCAGCACCAGCAGCTTTAGCAGCACAGCTGGAGAGGGAGATGGTCTGGAGGAGCTTGACATG acGGGAAAAGTAAAATTTCACCTAAGTCAAACCTGA
- the rap1gap2a gene encoding rap1 GTPase-activating protein 2a isoform X4, protein MLRRKRSVSFGGLGWIDKTSVAALKARKQELLTISNVPLGECPPSPPRTAPPTMKSAEFFDMLERMQDDYIPYPRIEDVLEKGGPYPQVILPQFGGYWIEDAEAPLGTPTSSDSSFCDEEENEGTGLGGEGGGGGLGYRLESNSTARAYRKHFLGREHMNYYCTGSSLGNLIMSLKHEEDEGQEFLRIMLRSKTKTLHDKIPLEGLHQLPSVPQIAKLLCDDVTGLKFNPVLYPRASQLIVGFDEHEVNNTFKFGVIYQKFGQTSEEELFGNNEETPAFAEFLSVLGDNIELQDFKGFRGGLDVSHGQTGTQSVYTVFRNREIMFHVSTKLPFTEGDVQQLQRKRHIGNDIVAAVFQEEPTPFVPDMIASNFLHAYVLVQAENPCTDHTTYKVSVTAREDVPPFGPPLPNRAVFKKGPEFREFLLTKLINAENACYKSDKFAKLEGRTRAALLDNLHDELHRQTQATMGVGSVTGEDKLENGGHGGLLESFKRAMRVRSHSMETMVGSHKHKAAGGGVPSSMSGGGLPQCSAECTKSTFTPPVLSAKSPMKSPVKRRSGLFPRLHSSTESPTERHPPRSDHKTADVFPHSQEVRSETSSNPSSPEICPNKERPFVKLKECSSRSNISRSSSSTSSFSSTAGEGDGLEELDMTGKVKFHLSQT, encoded by the exons gaaACAAGAGCTGCTGACCATCTCAAACGTTCCTCTGGGAGAATGTCCACCATCACCGCCACGCACTGCACCACCCACTATGAAG TCTGCCGAGTTTTTCGACATGCTGGAGAGGATGCAG GACGACTACATCCCATACCCCCGGATCGAGGAT GTGCTGGAAAAGGGCGGACCGTACCCTCAAGTGATCCTACCCCAGTTCGGAGGTTACTGGATCGAGGACGCAGAGGCTCCTCTGGGCACCCCGACATCCTCAGACAGTAGCTTCTGTGACGAAGAGGAGAACGAAGGCACCGGACtcggaggagaaggaggaggaggaggcctTGGATACAGACTGGAGAGCAACAGCACGGCGCGAGCGTACCGAAAACACTTTCTCGGAAGA gagCACATGAACTATTATTGCACAGGCAGTAGTTTGGGAAACCTCATTATGTCTTTAAAGCATGAGGAGGATGAAGGTCAGGAATTCCTTCGTATTATGCTcag GTCAAAGACAAAGACACTCCATGACAAGATTCCACTGGAGGGACTGCACCAGCTGCCCAGTGTTCCTCAGATTGCCAAG ctgctttgtgatgatgtcacaggtCTGAAGTTTAATCCCGTCCTTTACCCGAGG GCCTCTCAGCTGATAGTCGGCTTCGACGAGCACGAAGTCAATAACACCTTCAAGTTCGGGGTCATATATCAGAAGTTTGGGCAG ACGTCTGAAGAAGAGTTATTTGGGAATAACGAAGAGACGCCGGCATTTGCCGAATTTCTCAGTGTGTTGGGAGACAACATAGAGCTGCAGGATTTTAAAGG GTTCCGTGGTGGTCTAGACGTGTCTCATGGACAAACAGGAACTCAGTCAGTCTACACTGTTTTCCGAAACCGAGAAATCATGTTCCACGTCTCGACGAAACTTCCCTTCACAGAGGGAGACGTACAGCAG CTGCAGAGGAAGAGACACATCGGGAACGACATCGTTGCTGCGGTTTTCCAGGAAGAACCCACTCCGTTTGTACCTGACATGATCGCGTCTAACTTCCTCCATGCCTATGTGTTAGTGCAGGCTGAAAACCCCTGTACTGATCACACCACCTACAAG GTTTCTGTCACGGCTCGAGAAGACGTCCCGCCGTTCGGCCCACCTCTACCAAACCGTGCCGTTTTTAAAAAG GGTCCCGAGTTCCGTGAATTTCTGCTCACAAAACTGATCAATGCTGAGAACGCTTGCTACAAGTCTGACAAGTTTGCCAAGCTGGAG ggaagGACGCGAGCGGCGCTCCTGGATAATCTGCATGATGAGCTGCACAGACAGACCCAGGCCACGATGGGGGTGGGTTCAGTCACAGGGGAGGACAAACTGGAGAACGGAGGCCATGGAGGTCTGCTGGAGTCCTTCAAG AGGGCCATGCGGGTGAGGAGTCACTCCATGGAGACGATGGTGGGTTCTCACAAACACAAAGCTGCAGGAGGAGGTGTGCCATCCAGTATGAGTGGAGGAGGGCTACCGCAGTGCAGTGCTGAGTGCACAAAGAGTACCTTTACG CCTCCAGTGCTGTCGGCCAAGTCTCCTATGAAAAGTCCGGTAAAACGACGTTCAGGCCTGTTTCCCAGGCTACACTCGAGCACAGAGAGCCCTACCGAGAGACATCCACCCCGCAG TGATCACAAAACAGCAGATGTATTTCCACACTCGCAGGAAGTACGGTCGGAGACGTCGTCTAATCCAAGCTCACCAGAAATCTGCCCAAACAAGGAAAG GCCATTTGTGAAGCTGAAGGAGTGCAGCAGCCGAAGCAACATCTCCCGCTCGTCCTCCAGCACCAGCAGCTTTAGCAGCACAGCTGGAGAGGGAGATGGTCTGGAGGAGCTTGACATG acGGGAAAAGTAAAATTTCACCTAAGTCAAACCTGA